In Rahnella aquatilis CIP 78.65 = ATCC 33071, one DNA window encodes the following:
- a CDS encoding site-specific integrase, with protein MLDTLKYTGMRQNQLLNLKLGDINLEAGTINLRAESAKNHREHAVPIAKGLRPGLQTLYDRSLALEAKPEDPLFNVSRFSSKRTDEHGCMDPQHLRAFFRRLSKECRSEISPHRFRHTIATNMMKSPDRNLRTVQALLGHSTVNVTLEYVEGNMDSLRVALDEVFGG; from the coding sequence GTGCTCGATACTCTTAAATACACAGGCATGCGGCAAAACCAACTTCTGAATCTAAAGCTTGGCGATATAAATCTTGAGGCCGGGACCATTAATCTCAGAGCTGAATCAGCAAAGAATCATCGTGAACATGCTGTCCCTATTGCCAAAGGGCTTCGTCCCGGGCTGCAGACGCTTTATGACAGGTCTTTAGCGCTTGAAGCGAAACCTGAAGACCCTCTTTTCAATGTTTCCCGGTTTTCCAGTAAGCGAACTGATGAACATGGATGTATGGATCCCCAACACTTGCGAGCTTTTTTCCGGCGGCTATCCAAAGAATGTCGTTCAGAAATTTCACCTCATCGTTTCAGGCATACTATCGCCACAAATATGATGAAGTCCCCTGATAGAAATCTAAGAACGGTTCAAGCTTTACTGGGACATTCAACGGTCAATGTGACATTGGAGTATGTGGAAGGTAATATGGACAGTTTACGTGTAGCGTTAGATGAAGTTTTTGGAGGATAG
- a CDS encoding RAQPRD family integrative conjugative element protein yields the protein MSASHLALKAARRSTFPIQASEKDELALVMRQLDQVQAGLDRARVVANQNGQDARFYFDYLSANRYVGRILLTVSLPDQTLSVRKP from the coding sequence ATGTCCGCTTCACACCTTGCTCTAAAAGCAGCACGGAGAAGCACGTTCCCGATACAGGCTTCTGAAAAAGATGAACTGGCTCTGGTGATGCGTCAGCTTGACCAGGTTCAGGCCGGACTGGACAGGGCCCGCGTCGTAGCCAACCAGAATGGTCAGGATGCCCGTTTTTATTTCGATTACCTCAGTGCAAACCGCTACGTGGGGAGAATCCTTTTAACGGTGTCGTTGCCCGACCAGACATTAAGCGTAAGAAAACCCTGA
- a CDS encoding endonuclease/exonuclease/phosphatase family protein: MTQQTRQFSLKILTINTHKGFTAFNKRFILPELRDAVRTVSADIVCLQEVMGAHEVHPLHVENWPDKTHYEFLADTMWNDFAYGRNAVYPEGHHGNAVLSRYPIEHYENRDVSVAGSENRGLLYCRIVPPQLESPVHVICVHLGLREAHRQAQLNILADWVNAFPAGEPVLVAGDFNDWRQKASHPLKEQAGLDEIFTRAKGRPARTFPVSMPLLRLDRIYVKNAHASAPAALPLRNWRHLSDHAPLSAEIHL, from the coding sequence ATGACCCAACAAACCCGGCAGTTTTCGTTGAAGATACTGACGATTAATACGCATAAGGGCTTCACCGCGTTTAATAAACGCTTCATTTTACCCGAGTTGCGCGACGCGGTACGCACCGTCAGCGCCGATATCGTCTGCCTGCAGGAAGTGATGGGCGCGCATGAAGTGCATCCGTTGCATGTGGAAAACTGGCCTGACAAAACCCATTACGAGTTCCTTGCTGACACCATGTGGAACGACTTTGCCTACGGGCGCAACGCGGTCTACCCCGAAGGTCATCACGGCAATGCCGTGCTTTCACGCTACCCCATTGAACATTATGAGAATCGCGACGTGTCGGTCGCGGGCAGCGAGAACCGGGGCCTGTTGTATTGCCGCATCGTGCCCCCGCAGCTTGAGTCTCCTGTCCATGTGATTTGCGTACATCTGGGCCTGCGCGAAGCGCACCGGCAGGCGCAGCTCAACATACTGGCCGACTGGGTTAACGCTTTCCCGGCGGGAGAACCGGTGCTGGTGGCGGGCGATTTCAACGACTGGCGGCAAAAAGCCAGTCACCCGCTTAAAGAGCAGGCGGGCCTTGATGAGATTTTCACCCGCGCGAAGGGCCGCCCGGCGCGCACTTTCCCGGTCAGCATGCCGCTCCTGCGTCTCGACAGAATCTATGTGAAAAATGCCCATGCCAGCGCGCCCGCAGCGCTGCCGCTGCGCAACTGGCGTCATCTGTCCGATCATGCCCCGTTAAGCGCGGAGATCCACTTATGA
- a CDS encoding serine O-acetyltransferase: MDNPIVSSKSNKVTDYEHLKECLRKEVIKRDGGKAFSWLKVLHRVAFNRKKRFYFWWRIANYLYKSSSSRQRKIAKIIGVNLARKYGADISIAAHIGTGMKINHYVGIVIRAECVIGDNVNIRQNTTIGRKKSTPDIGYITIGNNVDIGANSCILGDIVIGDNVTIGAMSFINKDIPANTLVYSQKTTQIVIKAPVNNSV, encoded by the coding sequence ATGGATAATCCTATAGTCAGTTCCAAAAGTAATAAAGTTACAGACTATGAACATTTGAAGGAATGTTTAAGAAAAGAAGTGATAAAAAGAGATGGGGGCAAGGCATTCTCATGGTTGAAAGTTCTTCACCGCGTTGCTTTTAATCGCAAAAAACGCTTCTACTTTTGGTGGCGAATTGCAAACTATTTGTATAAATCCTCATCATCTCGTCAGCGAAAAATCGCCAAAATCATTGGAGTTAACTTAGCCAGAAAGTATGGTGCAGACATAAGCATTGCTGCGCATATCGGAACCGGTATGAAAATAAACCATTATGTGGGGATCGTAATCAGAGCAGAATGTGTGATTGGCGACAATGTGAATATCCGTCAAAACACGACTATTGGAAGGAAAAAATCAACACCTGATATAGGATATATCACAATCGGTAATAACGTCGATATCGGTGCTAACTCCTGCATCCTTGGGGACATAGTTATTGGAGACAATGTCACTATTGGAGCAATGTCATTTATCAATAAAGATATCCCCGCAAACACCCTTGTTTATAGTCAAAAAACTACTCAGATCGTAATTAAAGCCCCTGTAAATAATTCTGTGTAA
- the speF gene encoding ornithine decarboxylase SpeF: protein MKHLKLAASASVAPYLQTARLVVDLRRADYADVAAIIISVGDLNHGRLAEIETLGFGIPAFVAVQGTEQVLPEFLPLLKGVITLSDASQAFYAAQIESAAQAYEEALFPPFFDTLKKYVEMENATFACPGHQGGEFFRRHPAGRQFYDFYGPNIFRSDMCNADVKLGDLLIHEGSAKDAQKYAAKVFSADKTYFVLNGTSAANKVVTNALLTRDDLVLFDRNNHKSNHHGALLQAGATPVYLETARNPFGFIGGIDAACFDEAYLRKQIKEVAPHRAAEKRPFRLAIIQLGTYDGTVYNARQVVDKIGHLCDYILFDSAWVGYEQFIPMMKECSPLLLELNENDPGIIVTQSVHKQQAGFSQTSQIHKKDNHIKGQKRHCSHKKLNNAFMMHASTSPFYPLFAALDVNARIHAGGSGKHMWMECVKLGIETRKMLLDQCSMILPFVPPTVGGKRWQDHETNEMANDVRFFDFVPGERWHAFDGYAEKQYFVDPCKLLLTTPGIEASSGKYTEFGIPATILANYLRENGIVPEKCDLNSILFLLTPAETPAKMQLLVEELVRFEQYIEEDAPLSEVLPTVYRKNEDRYRNYTIRQLCQEMHNLYVSFDVKELQKEMFREKSFPKVVMNAQDAHNEFIRDNIELVAIGDAEGRIAAEGALPYPPGVLCVVPGELWGGAVQRYFMALEEGINLLPGFSPELQGVYIEKKTVGWKRVMGYVVSA from the coding sequence ATGAAACACTTAAAACTTGCAGCAAGCGCTTCCGTCGCCCCTTATCTCCAGACTGCACGTCTGGTCGTTGATCTGCGTCGCGCCGATTACGCGGACGTTGCGGCCATCATTATTTCTGTCGGAGACCTGAATCACGGCAGGCTGGCGGAGATTGAAACGCTGGGATTTGGTATTCCCGCGTTTGTTGCGGTGCAGGGTACGGAGCAGGTATTACCTGAGTTTCTGCCGTTGCTGAAAGGCGTAATCACGCTGTCGGACGCCAGTCAGGCATTTTATGCCGCGCAGATTGAATCTGCCGCGCAGGCTTATGAAGAAGCGCTGTTCCCGCCGTTTTTCGATACGCTGAAAAAGTATGTCGAGATGGAGAACGCCACTTTCGCCTGTCCGGGACATCAGGGCGGTGAGTTTTTTCGTCGTCATCCGGCGGGGCGCCAGTTTTATGATTTCTATGGCCCGAATATTTTTCGCTCTGACATGTGTAACGCGGACGTCAAACTGGGCGATTTACTGATCCACGAAGGTTCAGCGAAAGATGCCCAAAAGTATGCGGCTAAAGTCTTCAGCGCAGATAAAACCTATTTCGTGCTCAACGGCACGTCTGCGGCCAATAAAGTCGTTACCAACGCGCTGCTGACCCGCGATGACCTGGTGCTGTTCGATCGTAATAATCACAAATCAAACCATCATGGTGCGCTGTTGCAGGCGGGCGCTACGCCGGTTTATCTCGAGACAGCGCGTAATCCGTTCGGCTTTATCGGCGGTATTGATGCGGCCTGTTTCGATGAGGCCTATCTGCGCAAACAAATCAAAGAAGTGGCACCTCACCGCGCGGCAGAAAAACGTCCGTTCCGTCTGGCGATTATTCAGCTTGGTACTTATGACGGTACCGTGTACAACGCGCGTCAGGTGGTCGATAAAATCGGTCATCTGTGTGATTACATCCTGTTTGATTCCGCATGGGTCGGTTACGAGCAATTTATTCCGATGATGAAAGAATGCTCGCCGCTGCTGCTGGAGCTTAACGAAAATGACCCTGGCATTATCGTTACGCAGTCGGTACATAAGCAGCAGGCCGGATTCTCTCAGACCTCGCAGATCCACAAAAAAGACAATCATATCAAAGGCCAGAAACGTCATTGCAGCCATAAAAAACTCAACAATGCGTTTATGATGCATGCGTCGACCAGCCCGTTTTACCCGTTGTTTGCCGCGCTGGACGTCAATGCGCGCATTCATGCCGGTGGCAGCGGAAAACACATGTGGATGGAGTGCGTGAAGCTTGGCATCGAAACCCGCAAAATGCTGCTTGATCAGTGCTCGATGATTTTACCGTTCGTTCCTCCAACCGTCGGCGGCAAACGCTGGCAGGATCACGAAACCAATGAAATGGCCAACGATGTGCGTTTCTTTGATTTTGTGCCGGGTGAACGCTGGCACGCCTTCGACGGTTATGCCGAAAAACAGTATTTTGTTGATCCGTGCAAGCTGCTGCTGACCACGCCGGGCATTGAGGCTTCCAGCGGTAAATACACGGAGTTCGGCATTCCGGCGACCATTCTGGCGAACTATCTGCGCGAGAATGGCATCGTGCCGGAGAAATGTGACCTGAACTCGATTTTGTTCCTGCTGACCCCGGCGGAAACACCAGCCAAAATGCAGTTGCTGGTGGAAGAACTGGTGCGCTTTGAGCAGTACATCGAAGAAGATGCGCCGCTCAGCGAAGTGTTGCCGACGGTGTATCGTAAAAACGAAGACCGCTACCGCAATTACACCATCCGCCAGCTGTGCCAGGAAATGCATAATCTCTACGTCAGCTTTGATGTGAAAGAGTTACAGAAAGAGATGTTCCGTGAGAAGAGTTTCCCGAAGGTAGTGATGAATGCGCAGGATGCGCATAACGAATTTATTCGCGATAACATCGAACTGGTGGCGATTGGTGATGCCGAAGGCCGTATCGCCGCAGAAGGCGCGCTGCCATATCCTCCTGGCGTGCTGTGTGTCGTGCCGGGTGAATTATGGGGCGGGGC
- a CDS encoding S-type pyocin domain-containing protein: MPGFSYNGDGKVPTGYFNGPPVTYDSDGSVRVNLSHVDEGSTNTGTGNAGGHDTGSASGSSGSVGSNWAGSGPVNTSLINATISESLSNLLVAVTSTASYRILRAAFDALALVQQPVARDQIVQAWQRAHDLMPDKVTESYETGGSNGHTATRTTDNAAKKTMAQAVTQVLSDLQSAISQHQKAGAAASEAAASAAAEAEKQRQAAIAAAGIAGLNQSVSQSQANLNTATAEQSRLQQAANVAAQNAVNLRQAAQSAESAAQQAALRANQLNAQAAKLTKRNGDYGHWETRDVGGKNDRTVSIFVTELTGSTLNAARTNATNTRNSANQQAGQASAAEQASAAAAVAARDAETHRQAAQAALTASQQAASRAAEAERQRKAAEAAAAAAATAARAAEAERQRKAAEAAAAKLAQAMQARQVAADSLRTISIQSVRGIPLSASMTGTPISWAVASEGGVVLGDDVVGAAWGRISAALAELRGIATASLAGPVAVTIVGLLYSSEVGVGSDVVPGRDISTLISGDVLSLPDSAVLNNAADTNVGISMPVRGQMVMRENGTLEAQLVRTGIAGSVPVVRAVKDNKTGYWSYTLPTMAGVPAQTILVSPADAPGVNTPLTMGGPVPLPENIVHTGNPVSAPQGVTVTTTPVADDLDFRDVILIFPAASGLKPLYVMLRSPRNMPGTVSGKGQPVGDNWLGNAGVGDGAPLPSQIANKLRGRTFGSFDSFRRAFWKTVADDPELSKQFDPNSLNTMRNGRAPYVRKQDRIGKRVKIELHHKQEISKGGDVYNVDNLNAATPKNHIEIHKGN; this comes from the coding sequence ATGCCTGGATTCAGTTATAACGGTGACGGTAAGGTTCCCACGGGCTATTTTAATGGGCCTCCGGTGACCTATGATTCTGACGGCTCTGTGCGTGTAAATCTATCTCATGTTGATGAGGGCAGTACGAATACAGGAACTGGCAATGCAGGCGGGCATGATACCGGCAGCGCTTCGGGGTCATCCGGTTCTGTAGGTAGTAATTGGGCTGGCTCTGGACCAGTTAATACGTCGTTGATTAACGCCACCATTTCAGAAAGCCTGAGTAACTTACTCGTCGCAGTAACGTCTACCGCATCTTATCGAATATTGCGCGCGGCTTTTGATGCTTTAGCTCTTGTTCAACAGCCTGTTGCACGTGACCAGATTGTTCAGGCCTGGCAGCGCGCCCATGACCTGATGCCGGATAAAGTGACAGAAAGTTATGAAACCGGCGGAAGCAATGGTCATACAGCAACCCGAACAACCGATAATGCCGCTAAAAAAACGATGGCCCAGGCCGTTACTCAGGTACTGAGCGATCTTCAGAGTGCAATATCTCAGCATCAGAAAGCAGGCGCTGCAGCCTCGGAGGCGGCAGCATCTGCAGCTGCGGAAGCTGAAAAACAAAGACAGGCGGCGATTGCCGCTGCCGGCATTGCGGGGCTGAATCAGTCGGTTTCTCAGTCTCAGGCGAATCTGAATACTGCGACCGCAGAGCAGTCGCGTTTGCAGCAGGCAGCGAATGTCGCTGCGCAAAACGCGGTGAATCTTCGACAGGCCGCTCAGTCAGCCGAGTCCGCTGCGCAACAGGCGGCGTTACGTGCTAACCAGCTGAATGCACAGGCCGCCAAGCTCACTAAAAGGAACGGTGACTATGGTCACTGGGAAACACGTGATGTTGGCGGGAAAAATGATCGAACTGTCAGCATTTTTGTCACTGAACTCACCGGTAGCACGTTGAATGCGGCGCGGACGAACGCAACAAACACTCGTAACTCTGCCAATCAGCAGGCTGGCCAGGCCAGTGCGGCAGAGCAGGCCAGTGCGGCGGCGGCGGTGGCCGCACGTGATGCAGAAACCCATCGACAGGCTGCGCAGGCAGCGTTGACAGCTTCACAGCAGGCTGCGTCACGCGCTGCGGAAGCTGAGCGGCAACGTAAGGCCGCAGAGGCCGCCGCCGCGGCGGCAGCAACCGCCGCCCGAGCAGCAGAAGCTGAACGACAACGTAAGGCGGCAGAAGCCGCCGCCGCGAAACTCGCGCAAGCTATGCAGGCACGCCAGGTTGCAGCTGACTCGCTGAGAACAATCAGTATTCAGTCTGTCCGTGGGATCCCTTTGAGTGCTTCTATGACCGGTACACCCATTAGCTGGGCTGTAGCATCCGAAGGCGGCGTTGTGCTGGGTGATGATGTCGTCGGTGCTGCCTGGGGCAGAATCAGCGCCGCCCTCGCCGAATTGCGCGGTATTGCCACGGCAAGTCTGGCTGGCCCGGTAGCCGTGACGATTGTGGGGCTGCTGTATTCAAGCGAAGTAGGTGTGGGCAGTGATGTGGTACCGGGACGGGATATCAGTACGTTGATCTCCGGAGACGTCTTGTCTTTGCCCGATTCTGCGGTATTAAATAATGCGGCTGATACGAACGTGGGTATTTCTATGCCCGTTCGCGGTCAAATGGTTATGCGTGAAAATGGTACGTTAGAAGCGCAACTGGTACGTACCGGTATTGCCGGCAGCGTTCCGGTCGTAAGAGCTGTAAAAGATAATAAAACCGGTTACTGGAGTTATACGCTGCCGACAATGGCGGGTGTGCCGGCACAGACCATTCTGGTGAGTCCTGCAGATGCGCCTGGTGTAAACACGCCTCTGACGATGGGCGGTCCGGTTCCATTGCCTGAAAACATCGTGCATACAGGTAACCCAGTCTCCGCGCCACAGGGCGTGACAGTCACCACGACGCCGGTGGCAGACGATCTGGATTTTAGAGACGTCATTCTGATTTTTCCGGCAGCGTCCGGGCTGAAACCGCTGTACGTGATGTTGCGCAGCCCCCGGAATATGCCCGGTACCGTCAGTGGTAAAGGCCAGCCCGTTGGGGATAACTGGCTTGGGAACGCCGGTGTGGGTGATGGTGCGCCGCTCCCGAGTCAGATCGCCAATAAACTGCGTGGCCGGACGTTTGGGAGCTTTGATTCGTTCCGTCGAGCTTTCTGGAAGACAGTGGCCGATGATCCTGAACTAAGCAAACAATTTGATCCTAACAGCTTAAATACGATGAGAAATGGACGAGCTCCATACGTTAGAAAACAAGATCGAATTGGCAAACGAGTCAAAATTGAGTTACACCATAAACAGGAAATTTCTAAAGGTGGGGATGTATACAACGTTGATAATCTGAATGCAGCAACCCCTAAAAATCATATTGAAATTCATAAAGGTAATTGA
- a CDS encoding bacteriocin immunity protein, whose translation MDKTILSDFTESEFLDFVTGICKDTYKTEQEHISAVLLFELLTEHPAGSDLIYYPESGVDNTPVGIVKTIKEWRAANGKPGFKS comes from the coding sequence ATGGACAAAACAATATTATCTGATTTTACTGAAAGTGAGTTTTTGGATTTTGTTACCGGGATTTGTAAAGACACTTATAAAACAGAACAAGAGCACATTTCAGCAGTACTTCTGTTTGAACTGTTAACAGAGCATCCAGCAGGTTCAGATCTGATTTATTATCCAGAATCTGGAGTTGATAATACTCCCGTAGGAATAGTCAAAACTATCAAAGAATGGCGAGCTGCCAACGGTAAGCCAGGATTTAAATCATAA
- the clsB gene encoding cardiolipin synthase ClsB: MKTAWREGNRIQLLENGDEYYPAVFDAIDNAQRKVILETFIWFEDEVGHRLHAVILRAAQRGVDVEVLLDGYGSPDLSDDFVGELTSAGVVFRYYDPRPPLFGMRTNLFRRMHRKIVVIDNTVAFVGGINYSAEHMSGYGPEAKQDYAVRVEGPVVDDILQFELENLPDHAQTRRWWQQRRRYHAAENRQPGEAQALFVWRDNDDHRDDIERHYLKMLANAKREVIIANAYFFPGYRLLHAMRNAARRGVQVKLIVQGKPDMPIVKVGAELLYNYLLKGGVQVYEYRRRPLHGKVALMDDHWATVGSSNLDPLSLSLNLEANLIIHDRAFNQTLRENLHRIIARDCQCVDETMAPKRTWWNLAKSVVVFHFLRKFPAMVGWLPAHTPRLALVKPPVQPEIETQDRVTTENSEVKP, encoded by the coding sequence ATGAAAACCGCATGGCGGGAAGGCAACCGCATCCAGCTTCTGGAAAATGGCGACGAATATTACCCGGCTGTATTTGACGCTATCGATAACGCTCAGCGTAAAGTGATTCTCGAAACCTTTATCTGGTTTGAAGATGAAGTGGGTCACCGGTTGCATGCGGTGATCCTGCGTGCCGCACAGCGCGGTGTCGATGTGGAAGTGCTGCTCGACGGTTATGGTTCGCCTGATTTAAGCGATGATTTCGTCGGCGAACTGACGTCAGCAGGCGTGGTGTTCCGCTATTACGACCCGCGTCCGCCACTGTTTGGTATGCGAACCAATCTGTTCCGCCGTATGCACCGTAAAATTGTTGTCATCGACAATACGGTGGCGTTTGTCGGCGGGATTAATTACTCCGCCGAGCACATGTCCGGTTACGGTCCCGAGGCCAAACAGGACTACGCCGTGCGGGTGGAAGGCCCGGTGGTGGATGATATTTTGCAGTTTGAGCTGGAAAACCTGCCCGATCATGCGCAAACCCGCCGATGGTGGCAGCAACGTCGCCGCTATCATGCGGCCGAAAACCGCCAGCCCGGCGAGGCGCAGGCGCTGTTTGTCTGGCGCGATAACGACGATCACCGGGATGATATTGAGCGTCACTATCTGAAAATGCTCGCCAACGCGAAGCGCGAAGTGATTATCGCCAACGCCTATTTCTTTCCGGGCTACCGTCTGCTGCACGCCATGCGCAATGCGGCCCGCCGCGGCGTGCAGGTGAAGCTCATCGTGCAGGGCAAGCCGGATATGCCGATTGTCAAAGTCGGTGCGGAGCTGCTGTACAACTATCTGCTGAAAGGCGGCGTACAGGTGTATGAATATCGCCGTCGCCCGCTGCACGGCAAAGTCGCGCTGATGGACGATCACTGGGCGACGGTCGGCTCCAGCAATCTCGACCCACTGAGTCTGTCGCTCAACCTTGAAGCCAATCTGATTATCCACGACCGGGCGTTTAACCAGACGCTGCGCGAGAACCTCCACAGAATTATCGCCAGAGACTGCCAGTGTGTGGATGAAACTATGGCGCCGAAACGCACCTGGTGGAACCTGGCGAAAAGCGTGGTGGTGTTCCACTTCCTGCGTAAATTCCCGGCCATGGTCGGCTGGCTACCGGCACACACGCCAAGGCTGGCCCTGGTAAAGCCGCCCGTACAACCCGAAATTGAAACACAGGATCGGGTGACGACAGAAAATTCGGAGGTGAAACCCTAA
- a CDS encoding acyltransferase family protein, whose translation MLASSQDKMSSKYYRRDIDGLRAIAILLVVIFHSGSLLFPSGFIGVDIFFVISGYLITNIITSQQHENTFKLSEFYRRRLWRIQPVLIFMWLVVCILISLTYLPIDYISYVHSQKYSSLLLANQYFGKSSAEYASPDTTVMPLLHTWSLAIEWQWYLILPLALLALKKVAPRLKPANAIYIFFAISLITSITVMSFKPFGGYYFLTTRIYEFLAGGCVIFLERRFEGKVNNKILNNILGLLAISIILYAALSQGVLRDYPNQYAILVTLSSGILIFIGAADKETILTKFFSSAPMTYLGKLSYSIYLWHWPIFSINNYIYGEMSAVRVFICMLITIILSFISYYFIETPLRKAKVSLLKTLLLLVLLPALLATVIYKVVDKNQGYSFRLGHNYDASFRLEKIYSQKALHRNDCLDGKQAPSECEFGDLKATRTALLIGDSNSNHFWGFWDVMGINAHVKFTALSTPSCLSLPGIYQFDWWIYKNQSYLKCYENTQHYYELIKNRHYDYVIIGEIWEQYAQGPWLINSENNPRSESLSQARMEEALRKALDIIIASGARPILMRTIAPMPKGYMACRAKEAILRHPYNKEACDSTPTGSSENEWTMGLFKKMTDSYPTLQLVDPKKVQCPQGECITQLNGIGIYRDVGHITDYASYSFGEYYLRWFGNPLK comes from the coding sequence ATGTTAGCTTCTTCGCAGGACAAAATGTCATCCAAATACTATCGAAGGGACATTGATGGCCTAAGGGCCATAGCTATCCTTTTGGTTGTGATATTTCATAGTGGATCACTACTCTTTCCTTCAGGTTTTATTGGCGTTGATATATTTTTTGTTATATCCGGATATCTCATTACAAATATAATCACATCACAGCAGCATGAAAACACCTTCAAACTAAGTGAATTTTACAGAAGAAGACTTTGGCGTATTCAACCCGTACTGATTTTCATGTGGTTGGTTGTTTGTATATTAATAAGCCTCACATACTTGCCAATTGATTATATAAGTTATGTTCATAGCCAAAAATACTCTAGTCTTTTACTTGCCAATCAATATTTTGGCAAATCATCGGCAGAATACGCCTCCCCAGACACAACAGTCATGCCACTTCTGCACACATGGTCTCTGGCAATCGAATGGCAGTGGTACCTTATCCTACCTCTTGCTCTTTTAGCACTAAAAAAGGTCGCACCCCGCCTCAAACCTGCTAATGCCATCTATATTTTTTTCGCTATTTCTCTGATAACTTCAATAACCGTGATGTCTTTCAAACCTTTTGGTGGTTATTATTTTCTCACAACAAGGATTTATGAATTCCTCGCAGGCGGTTGCGTTATATTTCTTGAACGTAGATTTGAGGGAAAGGTAAATAATAAAATCCTCAACAACATATTAGGCTTATTAGCTATTAGCATTATTCTTTACGCCGCTTTATCTCAAGGGGTGCTTAGGGATTATCCTAATCAATATGCAATACTCGTGACTCTATCAAGTGGGATCCTCATATTCATTGGTGCTGCTGATAAAGAAACCATTCTGACGAAGTTTTTTAGTAGCGCGCCTATGACCTATCTGGGTAAATTATCGTACTCCATTTACCTTTGGCATTGGCCGATTTTTTCTATTAATAACTATATCTATGGTGAGATGAGCGCGGTTAGAGTCTTTATATGTATGTTAATAACCATAATTTTATCTTTTATATCATACTATTTTATTGAAACACCGCTCAGAAAAGCAAAAGTCTCTCTACTTAAAACCCTGTTACTTTTAGTTTTGTTACCAGCTTTACTCGCAACTGTCATATATAAGGTTGTAGACAAAAATCAAGGGTACTCATTTAGGCTAGGACATAATTATGATGCGTCTTTCAGGCTCGAAAAGATTTATTCGCAAAAGGCTCTTCATCGCAATGACTGCCTGGACGGCAAGCAAGCCCCCTCTGAATGTGAGTTCGGCGACCTCAAAGCGACAAGAACAGCACTCCTGATAGGCGACTCAAATTCTAACCACTTTTGGGGGTTTTGGGATGTAATGGGCATTAATGCTCATGTTAAATTTACAGCTCTCAGTACCCCTTCATGCCTCTCTCTGCCTGGTATTTATCAGTTCGATTGGTGGATATATAAAAATCAAAGCTATCTGAAATGTTATGAAAACACACAACACTATTATGAGCTCATTAAAAATCGTCACTACGATTACGTCATCATAGGTGAAATTTGGGAACAATATGCACAGGGCCCTTGGTTAATTAACTCTGAAAATAATCCTCGCAGTGAATCGTTATCACAGGCCCGAATGGAAGAGGCTTTGCGTAAAGCATTAGATATTATTATTGCCAGCGGGGCTCGCCCTATCTTAATGAGAACTATTGCGCCGATGCCAAAAGGGTATATGGCTTGCCGTGCAAAAGAAGCCATTCTACGCCACCCTTATAATAAAGAAGCTTGCGATTCTACGCCGACAGGAAGTTCAGAAAATGAGTGGACCATGGGTTTGTTCAAAAAAATGACAGATTCTTACCCGACCTTACAGTTAGTAGATCCAAAAAAAGTACAATGCCCTCAGGGGGAGTGCATTACACAATTAAATGGGATAGGAATATATCGAGATGTAGGGCATATTACTGATTATGCATCTTATAGTTTTGGTGAATATTATCTTCGCTGGTTTGGTAATCCATTAAAATAA